A genomic stretch from Mycobacterium malmoense includes:
- a CDS encoding AMP-binding protein has product MPKHQDRKLIGGRWVRWDNERAADAYARGWWVSGTLADSLREAAQRTPRRVALVDGDRRVDCQTLCRQATTLAHALHARIPPGSVVSFMLPNWHEAAVIYLAATLAGMAANPILSSLRDRELRFILEDADSRMVFVPSHFGRHDYTAMLARVTAQLESPPDVVVVRGDPGPDQIPFASLLAEPTATRALPTLNPDAVRMILYTSGTTGRPKGVLHTHNSIHALIRQIRDHWLVERGDAFLVASPIAHIGGSIYAFECPLLLGTTAVLMDKWNGGEAVGLMQAQRCTHMAGATPFLEQTLAAARRAGTRLPDLKLFVCGGASVSPSLIRGAAAYFESAIVTRVYGSTEVPVTTIGSPQHAGHAADTDGHVGLADVKLVAGEIRARGPQMLVGYQHPEDEAEAFDAEGYFRTGDLARWVDDEYLVVTGRAKDIIVRNGENISPKEVEDILAGHPGIAEIAIVGLPDERTGERACAVVVPTTVYRPEPELNITSLRDFLEDSGVARFKAPEQVVIWDALPKNDAGKILKHQIKAALMKAGQ; this is encoded by the coding sequence ATGCCAAAACACCAGGACCGCAAGCTGATCGGCGGACGTTGGGTTCGCTGGGACAACGAACGCGCCGCTGACGCCTACGCGCGCGGCTGGTGGGTTTCGGGCACGCTGGCCGACTCGCTGCGTGAGGCCGCGCAGCGCACCCCGCGGCGGGTCGCGCTGGTCGACGGCGACCGGCGGGTGGACTGTCAAACCCTGTGCCGGCAGGCGACGACCCTGGCACACGCATTGCACGCGCGCATTCCCCCGGGCAGCGTGGTGTCGTTCATGCTGCCCAACTGGCACGAAGCCGCGGTGATCTACCTTGCCGCAACGCTGGCGGGGATGGCGGCCAACCCCATCCTGTCATCCCTGCGCGACCGTGAACTGCGTTTCATCCTCGAAGACGCCGACAGCCGGATGGTCTTCGTCCCATCGCATTTCGGCCGCCACGACTACACGGCGATGTTGGCGCGGGTCACCGCCCAGCTCGAATCGCCGCCGGACGTCGTGGTGGTGCGCGGGGATCCCGGTCCCGACCAGATCCCGTTCGCCTCGCTGCTCGCGGAACCGACGGCCACCAGGGCGCTGCCGACCCTGAATCCCGATGCCGTGCGCATGATCCTCTACACCTCGGGGACCACCGGACGCCCGAAAGGCGTGCTGCACACCCACAATTCGATCCACGCGCTGATCCGCCAGATTCGTGATCACTGGCTCGTCGAGCGGGGGGATGCATTTCTGGTTGCGTCGCCGATCGCTCACATCGGTGGTTCCATCTACGCGTTCGAATGCCCGCTGCTGCTGGGCACCACCGCCGTGCTGATGGACAAGTGGAACGGCGGCGAGGCGGTCGGACTCATGCAAGCGCAGCGGTGCACTCATATGGCGGGGGCGACACCGTTTTTGGAGCAGACGCTCGCCGCCGCGCGCCGCGCCGGCACTCGCCTGCCGGACCTGAAGCTGTTCGTCTGTGGCGGTGCGTCCGTGTCGCCGTCGCTGATCCGCGGGGCCGCAGCATATTTCGAGTCCGCGATCGTCACCCGCGTGTACGGCTCGACCGAAGTGCCGGTCACCACAATCGGGTCTCCGCAGCATGCCGGGCACGCCGCTGACACCGACGGGCACGTCGGCCTGGCCGACGTCAAACTGGTCGCCGGAGAAATCCGCGCACGCGGCCCGCAGATGCTCGTCGGCTACCAGCATCCCGAAGACGAGGCCGAAGCTTTCGACGCCGAGGGGTACTTCCGGACCGGAGATCTCGCGCGCTGGGTCGACGACGAGTACCTCGTCGTCACCGGGCGGGCCAAAGACATCATCGTCCGCAACGGCGAAAACATCTCGCCCAAGGAGGTCGAGGACATCCTGGCCGGCCATCCCGGCATCGCCGAGATCGCCATCGTCGGCCTGCCCGACGAACGCACCGGGGAGCGGGCATGCGCCGTCGTGGTGCCCACAACCGTGTATCGCCCGGAGCCCGAACTGAACATAACCAGCTTGCGCGACTTCCTGGAGGACTCGGGGGTGGCGCGGTTCAAAGCGCCCGAGCAAGTGGTTATTTGGGATGCCTTACCAAAAAACGACGCGGGGAAGATACTGAAGCACCAGATCAAGGCGGCGCTCATGAAGGCAGGCCAGTGA
- a CDS encoding GntR family transcriptional regulator gives MPETKVVDHRYLQVARTLRKEIVDGVYPVGSQLPTEHELCERFAVSRYTIREALRRLREDNLVSSRPRTGTLVVPRPSSDSYVQHVMSINDLLAFAAGTHFAIESIAMVALDEELAARTGLASGEQWLGVRGFRRGERTQPSEPALCRTEYYINRAFAAVGRLLQRHEGPIFPLIEDLFGLSIVEVHQEIAAVLITPALADGLDVESGTPALQVQRTYTTSDGRVAQVTINTHPASRFRHSMTMRRMKG, from the coding sequence TGTGTATCCGGTGGGGTCGCAGTTGCCGACCGAACACGAGCTGTGTGAGCGGTTTGCGGTGAGCCGCTACACCATTCGGGAGGCGCTGCGGCGGTTGCGCGAAGACAACCTGGTGTCGTCGCGCCCGCGCACCGGGACCCTCGTCGTGCCGCGGCCGTCGTCGGACTCCTACGTCCAGCACGTCATGTCCATCAATGACCTGCTCGCGTTTGCGGCCGGTACGCATTTCGCGATCGAATCCATCGCCATGGTCGCCCTCGACGAGGAGCTGGCGGCCCGGACCGGGCTAGCGAGCGGCGAACAGTGGCTGGGCGTCCGGGGTTTCCGGCGTGGCGAGCGTACGCAGCCCTCGGAGCCCGCGCTGTGCCGCACCGAGTACTACATCAACCGAGCGTTTGCCGCGGTCGGCAGGCTGTTGCAGCGCCACGAAGGCCCGATCTTCCCGCTGATCGAAGACCTGTTCGGCCTGAGTATCGTCGAGGTTCATCAAGAGATCGCGGCGGTGCTCATCACACCGGCACTGGCCGACGGGCTCGACGTCGAGTCCGGAACGCCAGCGCTGCAGGTGCAACGCACCTACACGACGTCCGACGGACGGGTCGCCCAGGTCACGATCAACACCCATCCCGCGTCCCGATTCCGTCACTCGATGACGATGCGGCGCATGAAAGGCTAG